A genomic window from Eriocheir sinensis breed Jianghai 21 unplaced genomic scaffold, ASM2467909v1 Scaffold805, whole genome shotgun sequence includes:
- the LOC126994492 gene encoding phospholipid-transporting ATPase VD-like has protein sequence MQCCVAAPRPSRRPSLCLAKDSLKVLTLAVGDGANDVSMIQTADVGVGISGLEGRQAVMASDYAIARFRHLEKLLLVHGHWCYSRLARIILYFFYKNASFVLMLLWFQLYNGFSGSSMLDQMYLMVFNLFFTSIPPIILGIYDQDSPEEVLLEEPHLYAQGRTSSLYQPSSFWFNILDALYQSVVLFFISALFTEGSQMGMYEFGMTVTHACLVAQSLHIAIETRSWTVLHVGGLVVSFLLFYIFGGLYTATCPACLGAQPVWGAGAQPCLTPTLADCSSDFRPCCTSKIRGEISPVQPESR, from the exons ATGCAGTGCTGTGTTGCCGCGCCACGCCCCTCCAGAAGGCCCTCATTATGCCTTGCCAAGGACAGCCTCAAGGTGCTCACTCTGGCTGTGGGGGATGGTGCCAATGATGTCTCCATGATCCAG ACTGCTGATGTTGGAGTGGGCATATCAGGGCTGGAGGGTAGGCAAGCAGTGATGGCTTCAGATTATGCCATTGCAAGGTTTCGCCACTTGGAAAAATTGTTGCTGGTGCATGGCCATTGGTGCTACAGCCGCCTTGCACGGATTATACTCTACTTCTTCTACAAGAATGCT TCCTTTGTGTTGATGCTGCTGTGGTTCCAGCTGTACAATGGCTTCAGTGGGAGCAGCATGCTGGACCAGATGTACCTGATGGTTTTCAATTTGTTTTTTACTTCCATCCCCCCCATTATTTTGG GAATATATGACCAAGATTCTCCTGAGGAAGTTTTGCTGGAAGAACCTCACCTCTATGCTCAAGGCCGCACCAGCTCCCTCTACCAACCCAGCTCATTTTGGTTTAACATACTGGATGCTCTCTATCAGTCTGTTGTCCTGTTTTTCATTTCTGCATTG TTTACAGAGGGCAGTCAGATGGGGATGTATGAGTTTGGTATGACAGTGACTCATGCCTGCCTTGTGGCACAGTCACTCCATATTGCCATTGAGACAAGATCATGG ACTGTGTTACATGTTGGTGGTCTGGTCGTGTCTTTCCTACTCTTTTACATTTTTGGGGGACTGTACACTGCTACCTGTCCTGCCTGTCTGGGTGCCCAGCCAGTATGGGGAGCTGGGGCACAGCCTTGCCTCACCCCTACACtggctgactgttcttctgactTCCGTCCTTGCTGTACTTCCAAG ATTCGTGGTGAGATCTCTCCAGTGCAGCCTGAGTCCCGATGA